A window from Variovorax sp. PBL-E5 encodes these proteins:
- a CDS encoding DHA2 family efflux MFS transporter permease subunit translates to MSIEASNKASTGLLWVVAAAFFMQTLDTTIVNTALPSMAHSLDVNPLAMQPVIVAYTLTMAMLTPASGWLADRFGTRATYFGSILMFALGSVACASAQSLPQLIAARVLQGIGGSMLLPIGRLAMLRSATGEQYVATIATVTIAGQLGPLLGPTLGGWLVQAVSWHAIFLINVPIGLIGLWAVRRYVPVQRLAQLPRLDFVGFALLSTCMVAFSLALDVPARTHRAAWSGGLLALSAIAVGLYLLHARRRPAPLFRLGLFREPNFSVGLIGNMVSRIGISALPFLLPLLLQLQLGYSPLQSGMMMIPVALGGIAIKPLISGLLRRFGYDSFLLYNTLIVGAAMISLALIKPGWPLWLQIVQLAVFGGAASMQFAAMNSITLKGLSNEDAGSGNSLFTMVQMLALGLGATIGGGLVSLLSDHLASTALAFRYTFVAVGIITLLSSVVFRWLDDVEFKGGSPAPSRSTA, encoded by the coding sequence ATGAGCATTGAGGCCTCGAACAAGGCCAGCACCGGCCTGCTGTGGGTCGTCGCTGCGGCCTTCTTCATGCAGACGCTGGACACCACCATCGTCAACACCGCGCTGCCCTCGATGGCGCACAGCCTCGACGTCAACCCGCTCGCGATGCAGCCGGTGATCGTCGCCTACACGCTGACGATGGCGATGCTCACGCCGGCCTCGGGCTGGCTGGCCGACCGCTTCGGCACGCGTGCGACCTACTTCGGCTCGATCCTGATGTTCGCGCTCGGCTCGGTGGCCTGCGCCAGTGCCCAGTCGCTGCCGCAGCTGATCGCGGCGCGCGTGCTGCAGGGCATCGGCGGCTCGATGCTGCTGCCGATCGGCCGGCTCGCGATGCTGCGCAGCGCGACCGGCGAGCAGTACGTCGCGACCATCGCCACCGTGACCATTGCCGGCCAGCTCGGTCCGCTGCTCGGCCCGACGCTGGGCGGCTGGCTGGTGCAGGCCGTGAGCTGGCATGCGATCTTCCTGATCAACGTGCCGATCGGCCTGATCGGCCTCTGGGCGGTGCGGCGCTATGTGCCGGTGCAGCGCCTCGCGCAATTGCCGCGGCTCGACTTCGTCGGCTTCGCGCTGCTGTCGACCTGCATGGTTGCCTTTTCGCTCGCGCTCGACGTGCCGGCACGCACGCACCGCGCGGCCTGGTCCGGCGGCTTGCTCGCGCTGAGCGCGATCGCGGTGGGGCTCTACCTGCTGCATGCGCGGCGGCGGCCGGCGCCGCTGTTTCGCCTGGGCCTGTTTCGCGAACCGAACTTCAGCGTCGGACTGATCGGCAACATGGTCTCGCGCATCGGCATCAGCGCCTTGCCCTTCCTGCTGCCATTGCTGCTGCAGCTTCAGCTCGGCTACAGCCCGCTGCAGTCGGGGATGATGATGATCCCGGTGGCGCTGGGCGGCATTGCCATCAAGCCGCTCATCAGCGGGTTGCTGCGGCGTTTCGGCTACGACAGCTTCCTGCTGTACAACACGCTGATCGTCGGCGCCGCCATGATCTCCCTGGCGCTCATCAAGCCCGGCTGGCCGCTGTGGCTGCAGATCGTGCAGCTCGCCGTCTTCGGCGGCGCCGCCTCGATGCAATTCGCGGCCATGAACAGCATCACCCTGAAGGGCCTGAGCAACGAGGACGCCGGCAGCGGCAACAGCCTCTTCACGATGGTGCAGATGCTGGCGCTGGGCCTGGGCGCGACGATCGGCGGCGGCCTCGTCTCGCTGCTGTCGGACCACCTGGCCTCGACGGCGCTCGCGTTCCGCTACACCTTCGTCGCGGTCGGCATCATCACGCTGCTGTCGTCCGTGGTGTTCCGCTGGCTCGACGACGTCGAGTTCAAAGGCGGTTCGCCGGCGCCATCGCGATCGACCGCGTGA